In Spirochaeta thermophila DSM 6578, the DNA window GCCACGATGGCGTCGTGCTCCTCCTCGTTCACCCGACCGCCCCGCTCTCTGATGAGGTCGTAATAGTGGCTTATGATGTGGATGCCGTACGCGCTCCCCACCGCCATCATCACCACGGGGAGGACCGTTCCTATGAGAGAGAGCTTGATCCCGAGCAGGGCCATGAGTCCCACGGTCCAGATGGTGCTGATGATCACCGTGGTGAGGGGGAGGATCACCCCCCCGGGTTTGCGGAAGGAGAGGGCGAGCACCAGCACCAGGACCCCGATCACCAGGGGGATGAGGAGCACCAGGTCCTTCTGCATGTTGGTCGATATGAGCACCGTGACCGCCGGGGTACCGGCGATGTAGGTGCGCATGTGGGGGTGCGGGGTGCGTGCGATGAAGTCCTTTATCGCGAAATAGACGTGTTGGCGCTCATCCTCGGTGGTGGAACTCTTGATGGGAACGATGATCTGCGTACCCCTGAAGTCGGGGGAGTAGAGCACCCCTTCGTACATCTCCCATGAGAGGAGTCGCTCCTTCAGGCGGGCGATCTGGACCGGATCGGTGGGATCCTCGATGATCGGCACCACCTCCATGCCCTCGGTCGTGGGGGCGATGTAGTCGGTGTTGGTGAGGGATGTCACCTCTTCCACCTCTTCCAGGGACTCTATTTCCCTCGTGAGGGCGTCGACGAACGAGAGGACCTCGGGCGAGAAGATGGTACCCACCTCGGTCTCGATCCCCACCACGATCCCCAGCGCCTCCCCGAACTGGTCCTCGGTCTCCTTGAAGGCGAGCCGTTCCGGATGTTCCTCGGGAATGAAATGGAAGGGATCGTTGTCGAGTTCTATACGCGGGATCTGGAAGGCGAAGAACAGGGTGATGGCCAAGATGACGCCTATGGTGAGCCAGGGATACCGATAGAGAAGGGAGACGCGTACCTTCATGTGCTGCTCCTTTCCGGTGAGAGTGCGTCGAGGAAGAGCGAGAGGGTGTAGTCGATGATCTCCTGCTCGGAGAAGTTCGTCCCCAGCAGGAGGAGGTTTGCGCCGACGGCCATGCGCTGGAGGAAGCTCTTGATCACGTTCGCCACGGCGAAGGCGGCCTTCTCCGGCTCTATGTCCTTGCGGATGGACCCGTCGTGTATACCCTTTTTGAGAATATCGATGATGAGGGCGAGTATGGCGTCCACCCGGGTATAGGAAGCCTTGATGCTCTCCTTCTTCACACCGATCTTCTGGGCGAGGAACTCGAGCGAGGCGGCGAAGGAGAACTCCTTCACGTGGTCCTCGTAGAACCGCCGGTAGGCCTCCACCACCTTCTTGAGGGCCTCCAGGCCGGTGCGGGCTTTCTCTGTGGCCTCTTTGATCCGTGCGAGAAGCTCGTCGAAGGTCTGATTGACGATGGCGAGGGCGAGTTCCTCCTTGTTCTTGAAGTAGAGATAGAGGGTGCCCTTGCTGAGTTCGCACTCTTCGGCGATCTGGTCCATGCTCGTCTCGAGAAAGCCTCGGGAGAGGAAGAGTTTTCGTGCGGCCTTCAGAATGGCCTTGCGTCGGGCCTCCTTTTCCCGTGCCCTTCGTTCCGCCGTACCCATGAAAACTCCGACCGATCGTTTGTATATGACTGATATATATTAGATGACTATCAGTCAGATATGAATATA includes these proteins:
- a CDS encoding TetR/AcrR family transcriptional regulator, encoding MGTAERRAREKEARRKAILKAARKLFLSRGFLETSMDQIAEECELSKGTLYLYFKNKEELALAIVNQTFDELLARIKEATEKARTGLEALKKVVEAYRRFYEDHVKEFSFAASLEFLAQKIGVKKESIKASYTRVDAILALIIDILKKGIHDGSIRKDIEPEKAAFAVANVIKSFLQRMAVGANLLLLGTNFSEQEIIDYTLSLFLDALSPERSST